Proteins found in one Cellulomonas palmilytica genomic segment:
- the greA gene encoding transcription elongation factor GreA, with product MTDTTAATWLTQEAYDRLSAELEDLKGPRRDEITQRIAAARDEGDLKENGGYHAAREEQAKNEARIRELEAKLRTVQIGTPPDDGVVEPGMVVTAVVAGDEEVFLLGSREMAGTTGIQVFSPTSPLGASINGKSVGDTTSYAAPNGREIEVTIVAAKPFEG from the coding sequence GTGACCGACACGACTGCGGCCACTTGGCTGACGCAGGAGGCCTACGACCGCCTGAGCGCCGAGCTCGAGGACCTCAAGGGCCCCCGCCGCGACGAGATCACGCAGCGCATCGCCGCGGCGCGTGACGAGGGCGACCTCAAGGAGAACGGCGGGTACCACGCCGCCCGCGAGGAGCAGGCGAAGAACGAGGCCCGCATCCGCGAGCTCGAGGCGAAGCTCCGCACCGTGCAGATCGGCACGCCGCCGGACGACGGCGTCGTCGAGCCGGGCATGGTCGTGACGGCCGTCGTCGCGGGCGACGAGGAGGTCTTCCTCCTGGGCTCGCGCGAGATGGCCGGCACTACGGGCATCCAGGTCTTCTCCCCCACCTCGCCGCTCGGCGCGTCGATCAACGGCAAGTCCGTGGGAGACACGACGAGCTACGCCGCCCCGAACGGGCGCGAGATCGAGGTGACGATCGTCGCCGCGAAGCCCTTCGAGGGCTGA
- a CDS encoding DUF4307 domain-containing protein, translating to MASTPAASPTPPAGRYGDDPDERSRVPWLVTVVLAALVGAVVVGWLGISALRDPVQWKTIGFAVHGADTVDLTFEVTKDPESTASCRVRALSQSYAEVGVKDVHIGPGARTQRVTVVIPTAELAVSATVQSCDPVEDTPGAP from the coding sequence GTGGCCAGCACGCCCGCCGCGAGCCCCACGCCGCCCGCGGGACGCTACGGCGACGACCCGGACGAGCGCTCGCGCGTCCCGTGGCTCGTCACGGTCGTGCTCGCCGCCCTCGTCGGGGCGGTCGTCGTGGGCTGGCTCGGCATCAGCGCGCTGCGCGACCCGGTGCAGTGGAAGACCATCGGGTTCGCGGTGCACGGTGCCGACACCGTCGACCTCACGTTCGAGGTCACGAAGGACCCCGAGAGCACCGCGTCGTGCCGCGTGCGCGCGCTGTCGCAGTCGTACGCCGAGGTCGGGGTCAAGGACGTGCACATCGGCCCGGGCGCGCGCACGCAGCGCGTCACGGTCGTCATCCCCACCGCGGAGCTCGCGGTCAGCGCGACCGTGCAGTCGTGCGACCCCGTCGAGGACACGCCGGGCGCCCCCTGA
- the mca gene encoding mycothiol conjugate amidase Mca produces MAVHAHPDDESSKGAATTARYAAEGVEVLVVTCTGGERGDVLNERYGPAPEGIEGMREVRRHEMAAAAAALGVQQRWLGFVDSGLPEGDPLPPLPEGCFGLLGLEEASAPLVEAVREFRPHVMTTYDPTGGYPHPDHVMCHRVAAEAFAAAGDPERYRGHGEPWTPLKLYYNHGFSLARLRAMHEAILEAGAESPFGDWIESRQAREIPEREVTTRIECAAYFDRRDAALRAHATQIDPEGFFFAVPREVELAHWTTEEYELAESRVPVTLPEHDLFAGVAVQPLGALEASDEATEVSR; encoded by the coding sequence ATGGCGGTGCACGCCCACCCGGACGACGAGTCCAGCAAGGGCGCCGCGACGACCGCACGGTACGCCGCGGAGGGCGTCGAGGTGCTCGTCGTGACGTGCACCGGCGGCGAGCGCGGCGACGTGCTCAACGAGAGGTACGGCCCCGCGCCCGAGGGCATCGAGGGCATGCGCGAGGTGCGCCGGCACGAGATGGCCGCCGCCGCCGCGGCGCTCGGGGTGCAGCAGCGCTGGCTCGGCTTCGTCGACTCCGGCCTGCCCGAGGGCGACCCGCTCCCACCGCTGCCGGAGGGCTGCTTCGGCCTGCTCGGTCTGGAGGAGGCGAGCGCGCCCCTGGTCGAGGCCGTGCGGGAGTTCCGGCCGCACGTCATGACGACGTACGACCCGACGGGCGGCTACCCGCACCCCGACCACGTGATGTGCCACCGTGTCGCGGCCGAGGCGTTCGCCGCGGCGGGCGACCCGGAGCGCTACCGGGGCCACGGTGAGCCGTGGACGCCGCTGAAGCTCTACTACAACCACGGCTTCTCGCTGGCCCGCCTGCGCGCGATGCACGAGGCGATCCTCGAGGCGGGGGCCGAGTCGCCGTTCGGGGACTGGATCGAGTCGCGTCAGGCGCGCGAGATCCCCGAGCGCGAGGTGACGACGCGCATCGAGTGCGCCGCGTACTTCGACCGGCGGGACGCGGCGCTGCGGGCGCACGCGACGCAGATCGACCCCGAGGGCTTCTTCTTCGCGGTGCCGCGCGAGGTCGAGCTCGCGCACTGGACCACCGAGGAGTACGAGCTCGCGGAGTCGCGTGTGCCGGTGACGCTCCCGGAGCACGACCTGTTCGCGGGGGTCGCGGTGCAGCCGCTCGGCGCGCTGGAGGCGTCCGACGAGGCGACGGAGGTGAGCCGATGA
- a CDS encoding carbon-nitrogen hydrolase family protein — MTLAQVAASADAAANVVVARDAFAQAERVHADLLVLPEYASAFDAQGVGAEHAQPLDGPYVTALRERAAATGVAVLAGVTVPGDETDARATNVVVAVDGTGALVGAYRKVHLYDAFGSRESDRLRPGPADAPPLVLDVAGVRFGVLTCYDLRFPESARRVVDAGAEVLVVPAAWADGALKAMHWRTLATARAIENTAAVVAVGMAGKGVVGRSLVVGPDGVVALEMDDAPAIRTVDLDPAELRGVRERNPSLANRRYAVVPAEVPEQA; from the coding sequence GTGACGCTCGCGCAGGTCGCGGCGTCCGCGGACGCGGCGGCGAACGTCGTGGTCGCGCGCGACGCGTTCGCGCAGGCGGAGCGCGTGCACGCGGACCTGCTGGTGCTGCCCGAGTACGCGTCCGCGTTCGACGCGCAGGGGGTCGGGGCGGAGCACGCGCAGCCGCTCGACGGCCCGTACGTCACCGCGCTGCGCGAGCGGGCGGCCGCGACGGGGGTCGCGGTGCTCGCGGGCGTCACGGTGCCGGGTGACGAGACCGACGCGCGGGCGACCAACGTCGTGGTCGCGGTCGACGGCACGGGCGCGCTCGTCGGGGCCTACCGCAAGGTGCACCTGTACGACGCGTTCGGCAGCCGCGAGTCCGACCGGCTGCGGCCGGGCCCGGCCGACGCGCCGCCGCTCGTGCTCGACGTCGCCGGCGTCCGGTTCGGCGTGCTGACGTGCTACGACCTGCGGTTCCCGGAGTCGGCGCGTCGCGTGGTCGACGCGGGCGCCGAGGTGCTCGTCGTCCCGGCCGCGTGGGCGGACGGCGCGCTCAAGGCGATGCACTGGCGCACGCTCGCGACGGCGCGCGCGATCGAGAACACGGCTGCGGTCGTCGCGGTCGGAATGGCGGGCAAGGGCGTGGTCGGGCGCTCGCTCGTCGTCGGCCCGGACGGCGTGGTGGCTCTCGAGATGGACGACGCGCCCGCGATCCGCACGGTGGACCTCGACCCGGCCGAGCTGCGCGGCGTGCGGGAGAGGAACCCGTCGCTCGCCAACCGGCGGTACGCCGTCGTCCCGGCCGAGGTCCCCGAGCAGGCCTGA
- the trhA gene encoding PAQR family membrane homeostasis protein TrhA: protein MASTPATNGDGPRHEETTSGVSRAVEQVAATVKPLLRGWIHAGVAPFVLAASIVLVVLSPTPAAKWSTAVFGLSAVMLFGTSAIYHRGTWSPRVAAVLRRLDHTNIFLIIAGTYTPLCVLLLPATTARNLLIAVWAGALVGLLARIFWLGAPRWVYVPIYVILGWVAVAFLPQFYREGGPAILWLVIAGGLAYTVGAVVYGTKRPNPSPRYFGFHEIFHALTVVGYTCHYIAVSIASYSLR, encoded by the coding sequence ATGGCCAGCACCCCCGCCACGAACGGCGACGGTCCCCGGCACGAGGAGACGACCTCGGGCGTCTCCCGCGCCGTCGAGCAGGTGGCCGCCACGGTCAAGCCCCTGCTGCGGGGCTGGATCCACGCGGGCGTCGCACCGTTCGTCCTGGCCGCGTCGATCGTGCTCGTCGTGCTGTCCCCCACGCCCGCCGCCAAATGGTCCACCGCGGTGTTCGGCCTGTCCGCGGTCATGCTGTTCGGCACCAGCGCGATCTACCACCGCGGCACGTGGTCACCGCGCGTCGCGGCCGTGCTGCGCCGCCTCGACCACACCAACATCTTCCTCATCATCGCCGGCACCTACACGCCCCTGTGCGTGCTGCTGCTGCCCGCGACCACCGCGCGCAACCTGCTCATCGCGGTCTGGGCCGGCGCGCTCGTCGGGCTGCTCGCCCGCATCTTCTGGCTGGGCGCCCCGCGCTGGGTCTACGTGCCGATCTACGTGATCCTCGGCTGGGTCGCGGTCGCGTTCCTGCCGCAGTTCTACCGCGAGGGCGGCCCGGCGATCCTGTGGCTCGTCATCGCCGGCGGCCTCGCGTACACCGTCGGCGCGGTCGTGTACGGCACCAAGCGCCCCAACCCCAGCCCGCGGTACTTCGGCTTCCACGAGATCTTCCACGCGCTCACCGTCGTCGGGTACACGTGCCACTACATCGCGGTGTCGATCGCGAGCTACTCGCTGCGCTGA
- a CDS encoding isoprenyl transferase: protein MRLPHPLYGLYERRLAASLPSDRMPRHIGVILDGNRRWARSTGKSTHGGYRAGADKISEVLAWSEDVGVEVVTLWMLSTDNLNRPADELEGLLVVIDDAVRELAATRRWRVQAVGSLELLPEHTAKALRDAEDATRDVVGLHVNVAVGYGGRREIADAVRAYLRDAADQGLGLDDMAESFDVEHIAAHLYTKGQPDPDLVIRTSGEQRLGGFLLWQSAHSEFYFCEAYWPDFRRVDFLRAVRDYAVRERRLGR from the coding sequence GTGCGTCTGCCCCATCCGTTGTACGGGCTGTACGAGCGCCGCCTGGCAGCGTCGCTGCCCTCGGACCGGATGCCGCGGCACATCGGGGTGATCCTCGACGGCAACCGCCGCTGGGCCCGGTCCACCGGCAAGTCCACGCACGGCGGGTACCGCGCCGGCGCGGACAAGATCAGCGAGGTGCTCGCCTGGAGCGAGGACGTCGGCGTCGAGGTCGTCACGCTGTGGATGCTGTCCACCGACAACCTCAACCGCCCCGCCGACGAGCTCGAGGGCCTGCTCGTCGTGATCGACGACGCCGTGCGCGAGCTCGCCGCGACCCGCCGCTGGCGCGTCCAGGCCGTCGGCTCGCTCGAGCTGCTGCCCGAGCACACCGCGAAGGCGCTGCGCGACGCCGAGGACGCGACGCGCGACGTCGTCGGGCTGCACGTCAACGTCGCCGTCGGCTACGGCGGCCGCCGCGAGATCGCGGACGCGGTGCGCGCGTACCTGCGCGACGCGGCCGACCAGGGCCTCGGGCTCGACGACATGGCCGAGTCCTTCGACGTCGAGCACATCGCCGCGCACCTGTACACCAAGGGCCAGCCGGACCCGGACCTCGTGATCCGCACGTCGGGCGAGCAGCGGCTCGGCGGGTTCCTGCTGTGGCAGTCCGCGCACTCGGAGTTCTACTTCTGCGAGGCGTACTGGCCGGACTTCCGGCGCGTCGACTTCCTGCGGGCCGTGCGCGACTACGCCGTCCGGGAACGTCGGCTCGGGCGTTGA
- a CDS encoding PhoH family protein produces the protein MVSSAAQQGPTGPEDGQDDARRTHVLDTSVLLSDPRAIYRFAEHDVVLPVVVVTELEAKRHHAELGYFARSALRLLDDLRIQHGRLDEPLPIGDQGGTLRVELNHTDPSVLPAGFRLGDNDTRILAVAANLAAEGRDVTVVSKDLPMRVKASAVGLRAEEYRHELAVESGWTGMDALDLTEQQMSQLWEHESIPLADVVSTSSEPGPGAGNPTDLPCHTGLVLHSPRGSALGRVTADKHVALVRGDRDVFGVHGRSAEQRIAIDLLLDEEIGIVSLGGRAGTGKSALALCAGLEAVLERRQHRKVMVFRPLYAVGGQELGYLPGSEAEKMNPWAQAVFDTLGALVSREVVEEVMDRDLLEVLPLTHIRGRSLHDAFVIVDEAQSLERNVLLTVLSRIGQSSRVVLTHDVAQRDNLRVGRHDGVAAVIEALKGHPLFAHVTLTRSERSPVAALVTELLEGIEV, from the coding sequence GTGGTCAGCAGCGCAGCTCAGCAGGGCCCCACCGGACCTGAGGACGGGCAGGACGACGCCCGCCGCACCCACGTCCTCGACACGTCCGTGCTGCTGTCCGACCCGAGAGCGATCTACCGCTTCGCGGAGCACGACGTGGTCCTGCCGGTCGTCGTCGTCACCGAGCTCGAGGCCAAGCGGCACCACGCCGAGCTCGGGTACTTCGCCCGATCCGCGCTGCGCCTGCTCGACGACCTGCGCATCCAGCACGGCCGGCTCGACGAGCCCCTGCCCATCGGCGACCAGGGCGGCACGCTGCGCGTCGAGCTCAACCACACCGACCCCTCGGTCCTGCCCGCGGGCTTCCGGCTCGGCGACAACGACACGCGCATCCTCGCGGTCGCCGCGAACCTCGCCGCGGAGGGCCGGGACGTCACCGTCGTCTCCAAGGACCTGCCGATGCGCGTCAAGGCGTCCGCGGTGGGGCTGCGCGCCGAGGAGTACCGCCACGAGCTCGCGGTCGAGTCCGGCTGGACCGGCATGGACGCGCTCGACCTGACCGAGCAGCAGATGTCGCAGCTGTGGGAGCACGAGTCCATCCCGCTCGCGGACGTCGTCAGCACCTCGTCGGAACCCGGGCCCGGCGCGGGCAACCCCACCGACCTGCCGTGCCACACCGGGCTCGTGCTGCACTCGCCGCGCGGCTCGGCGCTCGGGCGCGTCACGGCGGACAAGCACGTCGCGCTCGTGCGCGGCGACCGGGACGTGTTCGGCGTGCACGGTCGCTCGGCCGAGCAGCGCATCGCGATCGACCTGCTGCTCGACGAGGAGATCGGCATCGTGTCGCTCGGCGGCCGCGCGGGGACCGGCAAGTCCGCGCTCGCCCTGTGCGCGGGCCTCGAGGCCGTGCTCGAGCGCCGCCAGCACCGCAAGGTCATGGTGTTCCGCCCGCTGTACGCGGTCGGCGGCCAGGAGCTCGGCTACCTGCCGGGGTCCGAGGCCGAGAAGATGAACCCCTGGGCGCAGGCCGTGTTCGACACGCTCGGCGCGCTCGTCTCGCGCGAGGTCGTCGAGGAGGTCATGGACCGCGACCTGCTCGAGGTCCTGCCGCTCACGCACATCCGCGGCCGGTCGCTGCACGACGCGTTCGTGATCGTCGACGAGGCGCAGTCCCTCGAGCGCAACGTGCTGCTCACCGTGCTGTCCCGCATCGGGCAGAGCTCGCGCGTGGTCCTCACGCACGACGTCGCGCAGCGCGACAACCTGCGCGTCGGGCGGCACGACGGCGTCGCGGCGGTCATCGAGGCGCTCAAGGGCCACCCGCTGTTCGCGCACGTGACGCTCACCCGGTCCGAGCGGTCGCCCGTCGCGGCGCTCGTCACCGAGCTGCTCGAGGGCATCGAGGTCTGA
- a CDS encoding ABC transporter ATP-binding protein: MSVETAQQGRHVATTAEPMVLVEHVSRTYGTGDAAVHALRDVSLSIAPGELVVLVGRSGSGKTTLLNVVGGLDRPDEGRVVVDGQEVSRLGERGLVALRRDVVSFVFQTFGLVPVLSAAENVGVPLRLRKIPPKARDERVALLLDLVGLGGHANQRPGELSGGQQQRVAIARALANSPRLLVADEPTGQLDSATGVAIMGLLRAVVEHERTTALVATHDPVMMSLADRVVRLQDGVLTEG, encoded by the coding sequence ATGAGCGTCGAGACAGCGCAGCAGGGCCGGCACGTCGCGACCACGGCGGAGCCGATGGTGCTCGTCGAGCACGTGTCGCGCACGTACGGCACGGGCGACGCGGCGGTGCACGCGCTGCGCGACGTGTCGCTCTCGATCGCGCCGGGCGAGCTCGTCGTGCTCGTCGGACGGTCCGGCTCGGGCAAGACGACGCTGCTCAACGTCGTCGGCGGGCTCGACCGTCCCGACGAGGGCCGCGTGGTCGTCGACGGCCAGGAGGTGTCCCGGCTCGGCGAGCGCGGGCTCGTGGCGCTGCGCCGCGACGTGGTGTCGTTCGTGTTCCAGACGTTCGGCCTGGTGCCCGTGCTCTCGGCGGCCGAGAACGTCGGCGTGCCGCTGCGGCTGCGCAAGATCCCGCCGAAGGCGCGCGACGAGCGCGTGGCGCTGCTGCTCGACCTCGTCGGGCTCGGCGGGCACGCGAACCAGCGCCCCGGCGAGCTGTCGGGTGGTCAGCAGCAGCGCGTCGCGATCGCGCGTGCCTTGGCGAACTCGCCGCGCCTGCTCGTCGCCGACGAGCCCACCGGCCAGCTCGACTCCGCGACGGGTGTCGCGATCATGGGCCTGCTGCGCGCGGTCGTCGAGCACGAGCGCACCACCGCTCTCGTCGCGACGCACGACCCGGTCATGATGTCGCTGGCCGACCGGGTCGTGCGCCTGCAGGACGGGGTGCTCACCGAGGGGTGA
- a CDS encoding ABC transporter ATP-binding protein yields the protein MTTTLDRLTQEAGAPAFGQDALIVCDSLVRIYQSEGIEVQALQGLDLLVEPGELVAIVGASGSGKSTLLAVLSGLDVPTAGRVRVGDWDLMAMTSAQRVAYRREMVGFVWQQTARNLVPYLTATENVTMPLALAGRGRREREARAAELLDLLGVGYCADRRPGQLSGGEQQRVAIGVALATSPQVVFADEPTGELDSATSDQVLECLRLVNRELGTTVVVVTHDPGVSEHVQRTVAIRDGRTSSETVRRTHLRDDGTEHVVAEEFAVLDRAGRVQLPAEYREALELSGRVRLALEASHVSVWPDRPRVVPSGTGTGVASGTDVASGTGVASGTGVASGTGVASGTDEGGAR from the coding sequence ATGACGACGACGCTCGACCGGCTCACCCAGGAGGCCGGCGCTCCCGCGTTCGGCCAGGACGCGCTCATCGTGTGCGACTCCCTGGTGCGCATCTACCAGTCCGAGGGCATCGAGGTGCAGGCGCTGCAGGGCCTCGACCTGCTCGTCGAGCCCGGCGAGCTCGTCGCGATCGTCGGCGCGTCCGGCTCCGGCAAGTCGACGCTGCTCGCGGTCCTGTCGGGCCTCGACGTGCCGACCGCCGGGCGCGTGCGGGTGGGCGACTGGGACCTCATGGCCATGACGTCCGCGCAGCGCGTCGCGTACCGGCGCGAGATGGTCGGGTTCGTGTGGCAGCAGACGGCCCGCAACCTCGTGCCGTACCTGACCGCGACCGAGAACGTCACGATGCCGCTCGCGCTCGCGGGGCGCGGCCGCCGTGAACGCGAGGCGCGTGCCGCCGAGCTGCTCGACCTGCTCGGCGTGGGCTACTGCGCGGACCGGCGTCCGGGCCAGCTGTCGGGCGGTGAGCAGCAGCGCGTCGCGATCGGCGTCGCGCTCGCCACGTCGCCGCAGGTCGTGTTCGCCGACGAGCCGACCGGCGAGCTGGACTCCGCGACGTCCGACCAGGTGCTCGAGTGCCTGCGGCTCGTCAACCGCGAGCTCGGCACGACGGTCGTCGTCGTGACGCACGACCCGGGCGTGAGCGAGCACGTGCAGCGCACGGTCGCGATCCGCGACGGGCGCACGTCGTCGGAGACCGTGCGCCGCACGCACCTGCGCGACGACGGGACCGAGCACGTGGTGGCCGAGGAGTTCGCGGTGCTCGACCGCGCCGGACGCGTGCAGCTGCCCGCGGAGTACCGCGAGGCGCTCGAGCTCTCGGGGCGCGTGCGGCTCGCGCTCGAGGCGTCGCACGTCTCGGTGTGGCCGGACCGGCCGCGCGTGGTGCCGTCGGGCACCGGCACGGGCGTCGCATCCGGCACGGACGTCGCATCGGGCACGGGCGTCGCATCCGGCACAGGGGTCGCATCCGGCACAGGGGTCGCATCCGGCACGGACGAGGGAGGTGCGCGATGA
- a CDS encoding FtsX-like permease family protein → MNATTRIRTVGAAGPLLVRRRARTDAGLLALTGALLAALVLVALLAPRLVTSVADAGARDAVERSRPDTDVVARVTGATPPLAGVRPDDAAEALHRDAATVDAGIPAGLRADLAGPSLSTTTSAWTATVPAGTAVARAGYVIASDGQDAVRWVSGRAPELLADVQPAEEQPLSTLERRVEVGVTADALDALGLALGDEVRVTGAMVTRLTAVVVGTYEVVDPQDPVWTALPEFVTATPAPASTGSVAAAGLLVTDASVPDLLVAMQPTAVTTDVRFVALPDRLTAARARTLAAQVVDLRADPGPLQLRDARTPTLATSLDDVLLEYRARLAGATAQASVLLLGIVSVGALTILLAARLLVERRSATLTLERARGASVASVGWRSLLESVPLAASASAVAVGLLVLLLPRVGGSWWPGAAVAAVGVLAPAVLAAALVRRSWTGRRVPANRADRDRLASRRRTRRLVAELTLLAVAAGALLSVRSRGLLSSSAGDVDWLLAATPVLLAGAATVLAAHVVPPVLRRLRAVASRGPALAGLVATARAERASRTAIPLLSVTVAVALVVFSGITVTTVDRGQDRAADLLVGGDVRIDGPVDDAVLDALRTQDGVTSVVGSRTWVSRTFGVGSGVDVTLLAVDAEHWARLRAAQGAVVDDGLAGLGADAPGGVPALVSPELQRIAEAFDPQVWTTDVFVPVDVRGTTSVRVDGAPTVVVDRTALAAGLGAPVPAQTTWVLGRGADEAVVAEAVAALPEVSVLSRVEWLDTWNSSPLTTGLRTLLRVAQAALAVLAVVALVLTVVATARDRRRTLHVLRTLGLDAGTARRLSAGEVAPIAVAGLLAGSAIGVVVPWLLTNALGLSALTGEPGTTRVTVTWLPFAVAVGALAAGLAVAVEVEARTRRDDDLALGIREAER, encoded by the coding sequence ATGAACGCCACGACGAGGATCCGGACGGTCGGCGCCGCCGGCCCGCTCCTGGTGCGGCGCCGCGCCCGCACCGACGCCGGCCTGCTCGCGCTGACGGGGGCGCTCCTCGCGGCGCTCGTGCTGGTCGCGCTCCTCGCGCCGCGGCTCGTGACGAGCGTCGCCGACGCCGGTGCCCGCGACGCCGTCGAGCGCAGCCGCCCCGACACCGACGTGGTCGCGCGCGTCACCGGCGCCACCCCGCCGCTCGCCGGGGTCCGCCCCGACGACGCGGCCGAGGCCCTGCACCGCGACGCCGCGACCGTCGACGCGGGCATCCCCGCCGGCCTGCGGGCGGACCTCGCGGGACCGTCGCTGTCGACGACGACGTCCGCGTGGACCGCGACCGTGCCGGCCGGGACCGCGGTCGCGCGCGCGGGCTACGTCATCGCCTCCGACGGGCAAGACGCCGTGCGGTGGGTCTCCGGCCGCGCACCCGAGCTGCTCGCGGACGTGCAGCCCGCGGAGGAGCAGCCGCTCTCGACGCTCGAGCGCCGCGTCGAGGTGGGCGTCACCGCCGACGCGCTCGACGCCCTCGGGCTCGCGCTGGGCGACGAGGTGCGCGTGACCGGGGCGATGGTCACCCGGCTCACCGCGGTCGTCGTCGGCACGTACGAGGTCGTCGACCCGCAGGACCCGGTGTGGACCGCGCTGCCCGAGTTCGTCACCGCGACGCCCGCGCCCGCGTCGACGGGGTCGGTCGCGGCCGCCGGGCTGCTCGTGACCGACGCGTCCGTGCCGGACCTGCTCGTCGCGATGCAGCCGACCGCCGTGACGACCGACGTCCGGTTCGTCGCGCTGCCCGACCGCCTCACCGCCGCACGTGCGCGCACGCTCGCGGCGCAGGTCGTGGACCTGCGGGCCGACCCCGGCCCGCTGCAGCTGCGCGACGCGCGCACGCCCACGCTCGCGACGTCGCTCGACGACGTGCTGCTCGAGTACCGCGCGCGCCTCGCGGGGGCGACCGCGCAGGCGAGCGTGCTGCTGCTCGGCATCGTGTCGGTCGGGGCGCTGACGATCCTGCTCGCCGCCCGCCTTCTGGTGGAGCGCCGGTCCGCGACGCTCACGCTGGAGCGGGCGCGCGGCGCGTCGGTCGCATCCGTGGGCTGGCGGTCGCTGCTCGAGTCGGTGCCGCTCGCGGCGTCCGCGAGCGCGGTGGCCGTCGGTCTGCTCGTGCTGCTGCTGCCGCGCGTCGGCGGCTCGTGGTGGCCGGGTGCCGCCGTCGCCGCGGTCGGCGTGCTCGCGCCCGCGGTGCTGGCCGCCGCGCTCGTGCGCCGGTCCTGGACCGGGCGCCGGGTGCCCGCCAACCGCGCGGACCGCGACCGGCTCGCGTCGCGCCGCCGCACGCGTCGGCTCGTCGCGGAGCTCACGCTCCTGGCCGTCGCGGCCGGGGCGCTGCTGTCGGTGCGCTCGCGCGGTCTGCTGTCGAGCAGCGCCGGCGACGTCGACTGGCTGCTCGCCGCGACGCCCGTGCTGCTCGCCGGCGCCGCGACGGTGCTCGCCGCGCACGTCGTCCCGCCCGTGCTGCGCCGCCTGCGTGCCGTCGCGTCGCGCGGTCCCGCGCTCGCCGGACTGGTCGCGACCGCGCGCGCCGAGCGTGCGAGCCGCACGGCGATCCCCCTGCTGTCCGTCACCGTGGCCGTCGCGCTCGTCGTGTTCAGCGGCATCACGGTCACGACCGTGGACCGCGGGCAGGACCGCGCCGCCGACCTCCTGGTGGGGGGCGACGTGCGGATCGACGGGCCGGTGGACGACGCGGTGCTCGACGCGCTGCGCACGCAGGACGGCGTGACGAGCGTCGTCGGCTCGCGCACGTGGGTGAGCCGCACGTTCGGCGTCGGCTCGGGCGTGGACGTCACGCTGCTCGCGGTCGACGCGGAGCACTGGGCGCGGCTGCGGGCCGCGCAGGGCGCGGTGGTCGACGACGGGCTCGCCGGGTTGGGCGCCGACGCGCCAGGAGGCGTGCCCGCGCTCGTCTCGCCCGAGCTGCAGCGGATCGCCGAGGCCTTCGACCCGCAGGTGTGGACGACGGACGTGTTCGTGCCGGTCGACGTGCGCGGCACGACGAGCGTCCGCGTGGACGGCGCGCCCACGGTCGTCGTCGACCGCACGGCGCTGGCCGCCGGGCTCGGCGCGCCCGTCCCCGCGCAGACCACGTGGGTGCTCGGCCGGGGTGCCGACGAGGCCGTCGTCGCCGAGGCCGTCGCGGCGCTGCCCGAGGTGAGCGTGCTGAGCCGCGTCGAGTGGCTGGACACGTGGAACTCCTCCCCCCTGACCACCGGCCTGCGCACGCTGCTGCGCGTCGCGCAGGCCGCGCTCGCCGTGCTCGCGGTCGTCGCGCTCGTCCTCACCGTCGTCGCGACCGCGCGCGACCGGCGCCGCACGCTGCACGTGCTGCGGACGCTCGGCCTCGACGCGGGCACCGCGCGCCGCCTGTCCGCGGGCGAGGTCGCGCCGATCGCGGTGGCGGGACTGCTCGCGGGCTCCGCGATCGGCGTCGTCGTGCCGTGGCTCCTGACGAACGCGCTGGGCCTGTCCGCGCTCACGGGCGAGCCCGGCACGACGCGCGTGACCGTCACCTGGCTGCCGTTCGCGGTCGCGGTCGGGGCGCTCGCCGCGGGCCTCGCGGTCGCGGTCGAGGTCGAGGCACGCACACGGCGGGACGACGACCTGGCCCTCGGCATCCGCGAGGCGGAACGATGA